GCAATCATCTTCCCGTTCATCGTTGCTGCGCCACGCTACTTCGCCGGCAAGATCCAGCTGGGCGAGCTCATGCAGATCAACTCGGCGTTCGGCAACGTGCAGGAGAATTTCAGCTGGTTCATCAGCGCTTACTCTGACCTTGCCGCGTGGCGCGCCACTTGCGACCGCTTGCTGAGCTTCCGCCAGGCGATGAGCGACAACGAAGACCGCGTACCGGCGATCGATGTGCAGAACCAGGGCAACGAATTGAAGGTGCGCGAGCTCGGGCTGGACCTGGCCGACGGTCGCCATCTGCTGACCCGCGCCGAACTGAATGTAGAGCCGGGCGAGCGAGTGATGCTCAGCGGTCGTTCCGGCAGCGGCAAATCCACCTTGCTACGGGCGATGGGGCATCTGTGGCCTGCCGGGCATGGCAGCATTCTGTTGCCTTCGGCGCGTTACCTGTTCTTGCCGCAGAAGCCCTACCTGCCGATTGGCAGCCTGCGCGAAGTGTTGAGTTATCCACAGGCCGGTGATATCTATCCCAACGAACGTTATGCACAGGTGCTCGAAACCTGCCGCCTGCCGCACCTGGTTTCGCGGTTGGACGAAAGCAACCACTGGCAGCGCATGCTCTCGCCCGGCGAGCAACAACGCTTGGCTTTCGCTCGCGCATTGCTTTATGCACCGCTCTGGTTGTACATGGACGAAGCGACGTCGGCGATGGATGAAGAGGACGAGGCGACGCTGTACCAGGCGTTGATCGACCAGTTGCCGGGCTTGAGCATCATCAGCGTCGGCCACCGAAGCAGTCTGAAACGTTTCCATGCGCGACATGTGCGTATTGAAAATGGCCAACTGGTGGAGCAGGCCGTTGTTGCCTGACTGTCATTGACGAACACTGTTGTGGCGGCAATTTTCCATAAGGCCGCCACGTACGGTGATCGTACAACCACGTTGCGCTATGATGGTGCCATTCAGCCGCTTGCCGAGACACAGAAACCATGGAAAACCCGATCGACGTCCCACGTCTTCCTCGTAAGCGCCGCAGCCTGGCGCAGGAGCTGGTGACGGTGCTGTCCGAGCAGATTCGTGACGGCCTGCTCAAGCGCGGCGATAAACTGCCGACCGAGTCGGCGATCATGGAAGCCCATGGCGTCAGCCGCACGGTGGTGCGCGAGGCGATTTCGCGCTTGCAGGCGGCCGGCCAGGTGGAAACCCGCCATGGCATTGGCACCTTCGTGCTGGACACGCCCAGCCCGAGTGGCTTTCGCATCGACCCGGCGACGGTGGTCACGTTGCGCGATGTGCTGGCGATCCTGGAATTGCGTATCAGCCTGGAAGTGGAGTCGGCTGGCCTGGCGGCACAACGCCGCAGCGACGAGCAACTTGCCGCGATGCGCGCGGCACTCGACGCCTTGAACGAAAGCGCGGCCCACGCCAGTGACGCGGTGGCCTCGGACTTCGCCTTCCACCTGGAAATCGCCCTGTCCACCGGCAACCGCTACTTCACCGACATCATGACCCACCTGGGCACCAGCATCATCCCGCGCACCCGGCTGAACTCGGCGCGCCTGGCCCACGACGACCACCAGCACTACATGGATCGCCTGAGTCGCGAGCATGAGGAAATCTACGAAGCCATCGCCCGCCAGGACTCCGACGCGGCCCGTGCGGCCATGCGTTTGCACCTGACCAACAGCCGCGAACGGCTGCGCCAGGCTCATGAAGAGGCGCAGGCGCAGGGCTAGCTTCTGTCAGTTGAGATGGAGTAAGTCACTCTGTGGCGAGGGGATTTATCCCCGCTGGGTTGCGAAGCAGCCCCGAAACTGACACCTCTGTGTGTCAGCTCGAATTGAGTCGCCGCCTTTGGGGGTTGCTGCGCAACCCAGCGGGGATAAATCCCCTCGCCACAGGGAATGTGTCCGGCTTTATATCTGTGTGCTTGCCTGACAAACAATAGGTGTGCAGAGCTACGCCTTGATCTGCAGTATTTGTGGCGCTGATGTTTCGGAGTCCCATCCGTTTGCGTAATCGAATGTGTAACGAAGCTCAACCGATTTGCCTTTGAACTGTTTCAGCTCGTCGCTTGAAAATGTCAGTGTCACGTCCTTGCGTAACTCAGGCGTCTCGAAGTTATCCGGGTGAGTCTCGGGAGTCTTTTCAACGAGCATGGATTGTTCTGCGCCTACCTGCTTAGGGACCGACACCGTGAGATGGACAGTCGACTCTGGTGAGTTCTCTGCATTTGGAATCCGCACGGTTAACGTCTTCATCTTTGACAAGGACACCGTGACCTTCTCAGCATCTGCATCTGGCACACCCTCGAGCACGGGCTTCTTAAACGTCGTCATGATGTCACTCCCTGTGAGGCAGCCCTGATTACTGCGTACGGGCGACTCAAGATTGAGAAAAAGGACCTGCGGCCGGGCCTCGCACGGCCATACGTGGGTTATCCCCCCATGCCGTAACGGCGCCTACTGGCAGAGTTGACAGTGACGACGAGCGGTCCTGATGCTCGTCCGGCAAGTTTCATCCGTCTTCCAATCTCCTTCAAAGCCCCGGTTTGGAAGGCTGCAAGGCGATTTTCCCTGGGCCAGAACCCGACAAAAGACGAAATGCAGTTGACGTGCCTATTTTAAGTTGTACGATGACTTACAACTTCTCAACGAAGCTGAACCGTTTCCTACAACACAACATTTGCGTCCAGGGTGTTCGAATAATGAATCCACAAGAACTGAAGTCCATCCTCTCGTCTGGCCTGCTGTCGTTCCCGGTCACCGATTTCACTGCCAATGGCGATTTCAATCGCGACAGCTACATCAAGCGCCTCGAGTGGCTGGCCCCGTATGGCGCCTCTGCTTTGTTCGCAGCGGGCGGCACCGGTGAATTCTTCTCCCTGGCCGCCAGTGAGTATTCGCAAGTCATCAAGACCGCCGTCGATACCTGCGCCACCAGCGTGCCGATCCTTGCCGGTGTCGGCGGTGCGACCCGCCAGGCCATCGAATACGCTCAGGAAGCCGAGCGCCTGGGCGCCAAGGGCCTGTTGCTGCTGCCGCACTACCTGACCGAAGCCAGCCAGGACGGCGTAGCCGCCCACGTTGAAGCCGTGTGCAAATCGGTGAAAATCGGCGTGGTGGTGTACAACCGCAACGTCTGCCGCCTGAACGCCACCCAGCTGGAACAACTGGCCGAGCGTTGCCCGAACCTGATCGGCTACAAAGATGGCCTGGGCGATATCGAACTGATGGTGTCGATCCGTCGTCGCCTCGGCGATCGTTTCAGCTACCTGGGTGGCCTGCCGACCGCTGAGGTCTACGCCGCGGCCTACAAGGCCCTGGGCGTTCCGGTCTACTCCTCGGCGGTGTTCAACTTCATCCCGAAAACCGCGATGGACTTCTACCACGCCATTGCCCGCGAAGATCACGAAACCGTTGGCAAGATCATCGACGACTTCTTCCTGCCATACCTGGACATCCGCAACCGCAAGGCCGGTTATGCAGTGAGCATCGTCAAGGCCGGCGCGAAAATCGTGGGCTATGACGCCGGTCCTGTGCGTACGCCGCTGACCGATCTGCTGCCAGAAGAATACGAAGCACTGGCCGCGCTGATCGACAAGCAAGGCAAGCAGTAACAGACCCGACAAGGCCGCTGAGTAATCAGCGGCTTTTTGCGTATGGCTTGATCGTTTCCACGCGCTGCGTGGGGATGCAGCCAGGGACGCCCTGCGTTCCTCGACAGTTTTTGTAGAAGGAGTAGCTCCGTGGCAGATTCAAAGCGTTTCGATCACTACATCAACGGTCAATGGGTGGCCGGTGCTGACTATTGCGCCAACATCAACCCATCTGACTTGTCCGATGTCATCGGCGAATACGCCAAGGCTGACGCAGCCCAAGTCAACGCCGCCATCGACGCCGCCCGCGCCGCGTTCCCGGCCTGGTCGACCTCAGGCATCCAGGCTCGTCACGATGCGCTGGACAAAGTCGGCAGCGAAATCCTCGCTCGCCGCGAAGAACTCGGCCAACTGCTGGCCCGGGAAGAGGGCAAGACCCTGCCCGAAGCCATCGGCGAAGTGACCCGAGCCGGCAACATTTTCAAATTCTTCGCCGGTGAATGCCTGCGCCTGTCGGGCGATTACGTGCCGTCGGTGCGTCCGGGCGTCAACGTTGAAGTGACCCGCGAAGCCCTGGGTGTGATCGGCCTGATCACCCCATGGAACTTCCCGATTGCCATTCCCGCGTGGAAAATCGCCCCGGCCCTGGCCTACGGCAACTGCGTGGTGATCAAGCCCGCCGAGTTGGTGCCGGGTTGTGCCTGGGCGTTGGCCGAAATCATCTCCCGTGCCGGTTTCCCTGCCGGTGTGTTCAACCTGGTGATGGGCAGCGGCCGTGTGGTCGGCGACGTGCTGGTCAACAGCCCGAAAGTCGACGGCATCAGCTTCACCGGTTCCGTGGGCGTAGGTCGGCAGATCGCGGTCAATTGCGTGTCGCGCCAGGCCAAGGTCCAGTTGGAGATGGGCGGCAAGAACCCGCAGATCATCCTTGACGACGCCGACCTCAAGCAGGCCGTCGAGTTGGCAGTGCAGAGCGCGTTCTACTCCACCGGCCAGCGTTGCACGGCGTCGAGCCGCCTGATCGTCACCGCCGGCATCCACGACAAGTTCGTCGCGGCCATGGCCGAGCGCATGCAGTCGATCAAGGTCGGTCATGCGTTGAAGGCCGGCACCGATATCGGGCCGGTGGTTTCCGAAGCCCAGCTCAACCAGGACTTGAAGTACATCGACATCGGCCAGAGCGAAGGTGCGCGGCTGGTGAGCGGTGGCGGCGTGGTGACCTGCGACACCGAAGGTTACTTCCTGGCGCCGACCCTGTTCGCCGACAGCGAAGCCTCGATGCGCATCAGCCGCGAAGAAATCTTCGGCCCGGTGGCCAACATCGTGCGCGTGGCTGACTACGAGGCGGCGCTGGCGATGGCCAACGACACCGAGTTCGGTCTCTCGGCCGGTATTGCTACCACCTCGTTGAAATACGCCAATCACTTCAAGCGCCATTCCCAGGCGGGCATGGTGATGGTCAACCTGCCGACCGCTGGCGTGGATTACCACGTGCCGTTCGGCGGGCGCAAAGGTTCGTCCTACGGTTCGCGCGAGCAAGGTCGCTATGCGCAAGAGTTCTACACCGTGGTGAAGACTTCCTATATCGGTTCGTAAAACGCAACACCGGTCGGCGCCGCGCAACGGCGTCGACCGCATAAATTGATTTCCCGTATAAAAATAAATAGTGGAAGTAGATTACATGCAAGAGACCAAGCCGACCCGCGTCCGCTATTTGATCCTGCTCATGCTGTTTTTGGTGACGACGATCAACTATGCCGACCGCGCCACCATCGCAATTGCGGGCTCCAGCCTGCAAAAAGACCTCGGCATCGATGCCGTCACCCTCGGTTATATCTTCTCCGCTTTCGGCTGGGCCTACGTGGCCGGGCAGATTCCTGGCGGCTGGCTGCTCGACCGTTTCGGCTCGAAAAAAATCTATGCCTTGAGCATTTTCACCTGGTCGCTGTTCACCGTGCTGCAGGGCTATGTCGGTGAATTCGGCATGTCCACGGCCGTGGTTGCGCTGTTCATGCTGCGCTTTCTGGTCGGGCTGGCCGAAGCGCCTTCCTTCCCGGGCAACGCACGGATCGTCGCCGCCTGGTTCCCCACCGCAGAACGCGGCACCGCCTCGGCGATCTTCAACTCGGCGCAGTATTTTGCCACCGTGTTGTTCGCACCGCTGATGGGTTGGATCGTCTACCGCTTCGGCTGGCAGCACGTGTTCATCGTGATGGGCGTGATCGGCATCGTGTTCTCGCTGGTCTGGTTGAAAGTGATCTACAGTCCGCGTCAGCACCCAATGATCAACGAAGCCGAGTTCAATCACATCGCCGCCAACGGCGCGATGGTCGATATGGACCAGGACAAGGGCAAGGACAAGAAAAGCGACGGTCCGAAGTGGGATTACATCCGCCAACTGCTGACCAACCGCATGATGCTCGGCGTTTACCTGGGCCAATATTGCATCAACGGCATCACCTACTTCTTCCTGACGTGGTTCCCGGTGTACCTGGTGCAGGAACGCGGCATGACCATCCTCAAGGCCGGCTTCATCGCGTCCTTGCCGGCGATCTGCGGATTCATCGGCGGCGTGCTCGGCGGGGTGATTTCCGATTACCTGCTGCGCAAGGGCCATTCGCTGACCTTCGCTCGCAAGGCGCCGATCATCGCCGGCCTGCTGGTGTCCAGCAGCATCGTGGCGTGCAACTACGTCGACATCGAATGGATGGTGGTGGGCTTCATGGCCTTGGCCTTCTTCGGTAAAGGCGTCGGCGCACTGGGCTGGGCCGTGGTCTCCGATACGTCGCCAAAACAGATCGCCGGTTTGAGCGGTGGCCTGTTCAACACCTTTGGCAACCTGGCGTCGATTACCACGCCAATCGTCATCGGCTACATCATCAGTTCCACTGGCTCGTTCAAATGGGCGTTGGTGTTTGTCGGTTGCAACGCGCTGATGGCGGTGTTCAGCTATCTGGTCATCGTGGGCCCGATCAAGCGCGTGGTGCTCAAGGAACCAGCGGCCAAGGATGCCGATCTCTCCAGCCTGTCTGAAGCCAAATCCTGAGGAGCGGCGTCGATGAATCTGATTGAACATGCCGATTCGCCCCGTTACATCCGCCTGAACGAGCGGGACAACGTGGTGATCGTCGTCAACGACCAAGGCGTACCGGCCGGGACTGAATTCCCGGACGGCCTGGTCACCGTCGACTTCGTGCCACAAAGCCACAAAGTTACCCTGGAGGACATTCCCGAGGGTGGCGAGGTGATTCGCTACGGCCAGGTCATTGGCTATGCGCTGCAACCGATCCCCCGTGGCAGCTGGGTCAAGGAAGACCAGCTGCGCATGCCCACCGCGCCACCGCTGGACAGCTTGCCGCTGTCCACCGATGTGCCGGTGGCCGATGCGCCGCTGGAGGGCTACACCTTCGAGGGTTATCGCAACGCCGACGGCACTGTCGGCACGCGCAATATCCTGGGCATCACCACCACGGTGCAGTGCGTGACCGGCGTGCTGGACCATGCGGTCAAGCGCATCAAGGACGAGTTGCTGCCCAAGTACCCGAACGTCGATGACGTGGTGGCGCTGACCCACAGCTACGGCTGCGGCGTGGCGATCACCGCCACCGACGCGTACATCCCGATCCGCACCGTGCGCAACCTGGCGCGCAACCCGAACCTGGGTGGCGAGGCGCTGGTGATCAGCCTGGGCTGCGAGAAATTGCAGGCCGGGCAGGTGATGCATGAGGGCGACAGTTCGGTGGATCTCAGCGAGCCATGGCTGTACCGCTTGCAGGATTCCAGTCACGGTTTCACCGAAATGATCGAGCAGATCATGGAGCTGGCCGAGACGCGCCTGAAGAAGCTCGACCAGCGTCGCCGCGAAACCGTGCCCGCTTCGGAACTGATCTTGGGCATGCAGTGCGGCGGCAGCGATGCGTTTTCCGGCATCACCGCCAACCCGGCCCTGGGCTATGCCTCGGACCTGTTGTTGCGGGCCGGTGCGACGGTGATGTTCTCCGAAGTCACCGAAGTACGCGATGCGATCTACCTCCTGACCTCCCGGGCGCAAACCCGCGAAGTCGCCGAGGAGCTGGTGCGCGAAATGGACTGGTACGACCGTTACCTGGCCAAAGGCGAAGCCGATCGCAGTGCCAACACCACGCCGGGCAACAAGAAGGGCGGGTTGTCGAACATCGTCGAGAAGTCCTTGGGCTCGATCGTCAAGTCCGGCAGCAGCGCGATCAACGGCGTGCTCGGCCCGGGCGAGCGGTTCAAGCAAAAGGGCCTGATCTTCTGTGCCACGCCGGCCAGCGATTTTGTCTGCGGCACGCTGCAATTGGCGGCGGGCATGAACCTGCATGTGTTCACCACCGGTCGCGGAACGCCGTATGGCCTGGCGATGGCGCCCGTGGTGAAGGTCTCGACCCGTACTGAACTGGCCCAGCGCTGGCCCGACTTGATCGACATCGATGCCGGCCGGATCGCCACTGGACGCGCGAGCATCGAAGAGTTGGGCTGGGAGCTGTTCCACTACTACCTGGACGTGGCCAGCGGCAAGAAGCAAACCTGGGCCGAGCGGCACAAGCTGTACAACGACATCACGTTGTTCAACCCAGCGCCGATTACCTGATCCTGGCCTTGGGGGGTAGCGATTGATCGTTCCCACGCTCCGCGTGGGAATGCGTCCCTGGCTGCATTTTCACGCAGAGCGTGGGAACGATTGGTGGGAAAGTGGCCTATTATTAGCCACCTAACGACACCCCTCTCAAGGTCCCCGGCATGCTGGCAATTTTCCTCGAAACCCTGAACATCACCGCGCCGGTGTTTGCCATGCTGTTTTTGGGGACGTTGCTCAAACGCATCTACTGGATCAACGACAACTTCATTCACATCGCCTCGTCCCTGGTGTTCAACGTCACCATGCCGGCGTTGTTGTTCCTCGGCATCTTGCACGCCGATCTGCACGCAGCACTGCAACCCGACCTGCTGATCTATTTCTCGATTGCTACCCTGGTGAGTTTCGCCATGGCGTGGGGCTGGGCGATCTGGCGCTGCCCGCGGGAAGATCGCGGCATCTACACCCAAGGTGCGTTTCGCGGCAACAACGGGGTCATCGGCCTGGCGCTGGCGGCGAGCATGTACGGTGACTACGGGATTTCCCTGGGCGCGATCCTCGCTGCGTTGGTGATCCTGTTCTACAACACGCTGTCGACCATTGTGCTGGCGGTCTACAGCCCGGTGATCAAGTCCGACCCGTGGAGCATCTGCAAAAGTGTGGTCAGCAACCCGTTGATCATCAGCGTGATCGTCGCCGCGCCGTTCGCCTATTGGCAGATCGGCCTGCCAAACTGGTTCGAGACCTCGACCAAGTACCTGGCGCAGATGACCTTGCCCCTGGCGCTGATCTGCATCGGTGGCACGTTGTCGCTGGCGGCCTTGCGCAAGAGCGGCAAGATGGCCCTGAGTTCGAGCCTGGTGAAAATGGTCGGCCTGCCGCTGGTGACGACCTTGGGCGCCTGGCTCTGGGGCTTTCGTGGGGCGGAACTGGGGATCCTGTTCCTCTACTTCGGCAGCCCCACCGCCGCCGCCAGCTTCGTCATGGCCCGGGCGGCGAATGGCAACCATGAACTGGCGGCGGCGATCATCGTCATCACCACGTTGATGGCGGCGATTACCACCAACCTGGGGATTTTTGTGTTGCAGTGGGGTGGGTGGATCTAGCCTTCAATCGCCCGGTCACTCAGGCTTCTGATAACTATCGATCACTTCCTGCGCCGCCCGGAACGCATCGATCGCCGCCGGCACGCCCGCGTACACCGCGCAGTGCAGCAACGCCTCGCGAATCTCTTCCACCGTGCAGCCATTGTTCAGCGCGCCACGCACGTGGCCTTTGAGTTCCTGCGGGCATTTGAGCGCGGTGAGGGCGGCGAGGGTGATCAGGCTGCGGGTTTTCAGCGGCAGGCCTTCGCGGCTCCAGACGCTGCCCCAGGCATGCTCGTTGACGAAGTCCTGCAACGGCTGGGTGAATTCGGTGGCGTTGCCCAGGGCTCGGTCGACGAAGGCTTCGCCCAT
The Pseudomonas marvdashtae genome window above contains:
- a CDS encoding ABC transporter ATP-binding protein/permease; translated protein: MNQNAEYSAVNDAVRGQFFRRVWQMTTPYWRSEEKGKAWTLLIAVIALSLFSVAISVWINSWYKDFYNALQEKDSVAFWRLILYFCGIAAVAILGAVYRLYLTQMLTIRWRAWLTEQHFARWLNDKNYYRLEQGGYTDNPDQRISEDLNSFTSNTLGLGLGLLRTVVSLVSFSIILWGVSGSIEVFGYTIPGYMFWAALVYAAVGSWLTHLIGRRLIGLNNNQQRFEADLRFSMVRVRENAESIALYNGEPNENRRLSGRFGLVWHNFWDIMRVSKRLTFFTSGYGQIAIIFPFIVAAPRYFAGKIQLGELMQINSAFGNVQENFSWFISAYSDLAAWRATCDRLLSFRQAMSDNEDRVPAIDVQNQGNELKVRELGLDLADGRHLLTRAELNVEPGERVMLSGRSGSGKSTLLRAMGHLWPAGHGSILLPSARYLFLPQKPYLPIGSLREVLSYPQAGDIYPNERYAQVLETCRLPHLVSRLDESNHWQRMLSPGEQQRLAFARALLYAPLWLYMDEATSAMDEEDEATLYQALIDQLPGLSIISVGHRSSLKRFHARHVRIENGQLVEQAVVA
- a CDS encoding FadR/GntR family transcriptional regulator; translated protein: MENPIDVPRLPRKRRSLAQELVTVLSEQIRDGLLKRGDKLPTESAIMEAHGVSRTVVREAISRLQAAGQVETRHGIGTFVLDTPSPSGFRIDPATVVTLRDVLAILELRISLEVESAGLAAQRRSDEQLAAMRAALDALNESAAHASDAVASDFAFHLEIALSTGNRYFTDIMTHLGTSIIPRTRLNSARLAHDDHQHYMDRLSREHEEIYEAIARQDSDAARAAMRLHLTNSRERLRQAHEEAQAQG
- the kdgD gene encoding 5-dehydro-4-deoxyglucarate dehydratase; translated protein: MNPQELKSILSSGLLSFPVTDFTANGDFNRDSYIKRLEWLAPYGASALFAAGGTGEFFSLAASEYSQVIKTAVDTCATSVPILAGVGGATRQAIEYAQEAERLGAKGLLLLPHYLTEASQDGVAAHVEAVCKSVKIGVVVYNRNVCRLNATQLEQLAERCPNLIGYKDGLGDIELMVSIRRRLGDRFSYLGGLPTAEVYAAAYKALGVPVYSSAVFNFIPKTAMDFYHAIAREDHETVGKIIDDFFLPYLDIRNRKAGYAVSIVKAGAKIVGYDAGPVRTPLTDLLPEEYEALAALIDKQGKQ
- a CDS encoding aldehyde dehydrogenase family protein encodes the protein MADSKRFDHYINGQWVAGADYCANINPSDLSDVIGEYAKADAAQVNAAIDAARAAFPAWSTSGIQARHDALDKVGSEILARREELGQLLAREEGKTLPEAIGEVTRAGNIFKFFAGECLRLSGDYVPSVRPGVNVEVTREALGVIGLITPWNFPIAIPAWKIAPALAYGNCVVIKPAELVPGCAWALAEIISRAGFPAGVFNLVMGSGRVVGDVLVNSPKVDGISFTGSVGVGRQIAVNCVSRQAKVQLEMGGKNPQIILDDADLKQAVELAVQSAFYSTGQRCTASSRLIVTAGIHDKFVAAMAERMQSIKVGHALKAGTDIGPVVSEAQLNQDLKYIDIGQSEGARLVSGGGVVTCDTEGYFLAPTLFADSEASMRISREEIFGPVANIVRVADYEAALAMANDTEFGLSAGIATTSLKYANHFKRHSQAGMVMVNLPTAGVDYHVPFGGRKGSSYGSREQGRYAQEFYTVVKTSYIGS
- a CDS encoding MFS transporter, giving the protein MQETKPTRVRYLILLMLFLVTTINYADRATIAIAGSSLQKDLGIDAVTLGYIFSAFGWAYVAGQIPGGWLLDRFGSKKIYALSIFTWSLFTVLQGYVGEFGMSTAVVALFMLRFLVGLAEAPSFPGNARIVAAWFPTAERGTASAIFNSAQYFATVLFAPLMGWIVYRFGWQHVFIVMGVIGIVFSLVWLKVIYSPRQHPMINEAEFNHIAANGAMVDMDQDKGKDKKSDGPKWDYIRQLLTNRMMLGVYLGQYCINGITYFFLTWFPVYLVQERGMTILKAGFIASLPAICGFIGGVLGGVISDYLLRKGHSLTFARKAPIIAGLLVSSSIVACNYVDIEWMVVGFMALAFFGKGVGALGWAVVSDTSPKQIAGLSGGLFNTFGNLASITTPIVIGYIISSTGSFKWALVFVGCNALMAVFSYLVIVGPIKRVVLKEPAAKDADLSSLSEAKS
- the garD gene encoding galactarate dehydratase; amino-acid sequence: MNLIEHADSPRYIRLNERDNVVIVVNDQGVPAGTEFPDGLVTVDFVPQSHKVTLEDIPEGGEVIRYGQVIGYALQPIPRGSWVKEDQLRMPTAPPLDSLPLSTDVPVADAPLEGYTFEGYRNADGTVGTRNILGITTTVQCVTGVLDHAVKRIKDELLPKYPNVDDVVALTHSYGCGVAITATDAYIPIRTVRNLARNPNLGGEALVISLGCEKLQAGQVMHEGDSSVDLSEPWLYRLQDSSHGFTEMIEQIMELAETRLKKLDQRRRETVPASELILGMQCGGSDAFSGITANPALGYASDLLLRAGATVMFSEVTEVRDAIYLLTSRAQTREVAEELVREMDWYDRYLAKGEADRSANTTPGNKKGGLSNIVEKSLGSIVKSGSSAINGVLGPGERFKQKGLIFCATPASDFVCGTLQLAAGMNLHVFTTGRGTPYGLAMAPVVKVSTRTELAQRWPDLIDIDAGRIATGRASIEELGWELFHYYLDVASGKKQTWAERHKLYNDITLFNPAPIT
- a CDS encoding AEC family transporter, which produces MLAIFLETLNITAPVFAMLFLGTLLKRIYWINDNFIHIASSLVFNVTMPALLFLGILHADLHAALQPDLLIYFSIATLVSFAMAWGWAIWRCPREDRGIYTQGAFRGNNGVIGLALAASMYGDYGISLGAILAALVILFYNTLSTIVLAVYSPVIKSDPWSICKSVVSNPLIISVIVAAPFAYWQIGLPNWFETSTKYLAQMTLPLALICIGGTLSLAALRKSGKMALSSSLVKMVGLPLVTTLGAWLWGFRGAELGILFLYFGSPTAAASFVMARAANGNHELAAAIIVITTLMAAITTNLGIFVLQWGGWI
- a CDS encoding carboxymuconolactone decarboxylase family protein, with the translated sequence MTDTPKTGLDMRRQVMGEAFVDRALGNATEFTQPLQDFVNEHAWGSVWSREGLPLKTRSLITLAALTALKCPQELKGHVRGALNNGCTVEEIREALLHCAVYAGVPAAIDAFRAAQEVIDSYQKPE